One window from the genome of Rhodopseudomonas sp. P2A-2r encodes:
- the hpnC gene encoding squalene synthase HpnC → MTPASDLRSGKTHRDENFPVASWIIHPRHRALILAFYNFVRTADDIADHAELGDAAKLALLDELEAGLLGQGDAQPEALALRSALAERAMPPRHACDVLTAFRMDVTKRRYANWDELIHYCSFSAMPVGRFMLDVHGESTATWPASDALCAALQINNHLQDCAADYRDLDRVYIPAETFARHGAGIADLAQPKSSPALLAGIRELAAKTETLMVQSQTLAGHVTDIRLGCEIAVIETFAWQILNLLKVRDPLSDNVHLSKPAMAGFALSGIAGFLWRRATGSAPLSRSTPRA, encoded by the coding sequence ATGACCCCTGCGAGCGACCTGCGATCTGGGAAGACCCATCGCGACGAGAATTTCCCGGTGGCGTCGTGGATCATTCATCCGCGCCACCGTGCCCTGATTCTCGCCTTCTACAATTTCGTCCGTACCGCCGACGACATCGCCGATCACGCCGAGCTTGGCGATGCGGCCAAGCTGGCGTTGCTCGACGAGCTCGAGGCGGGGCTGCTCGGGCAGGGCGATGCCCAGCCCGAGGCGCTGGCGCTACGTTCGGCACTCGCGGAGCGGGCGATGCCGCCGCGCCACGCCTGTGACGTGCTGACGGCATTCCGCATGGACGTCACCAAGCGGCGCTACGCCAATTGGGATGAGCTGATTCATTATTGCTCGTTTTCCGCCATGCCGGTCGGCCGCTTCATGCTGGATGTGCACGGCGAGAGCACGGCCACCTGGCCGGCCTCTGACGCGCTGTGCGCGGCCTTGCAGATCAACAACCATCTGCAGGATTGCGCCGCCGACTATCGCGACCTCGATCGCGTCTACATTCCCGCCGAGACCTTTGCGCGCCACGGCGCCGGCATCGCGGATCTCGCCCAACCGAAGTCTTCGCCAGCGCTGCTGGCCGGTATCCGCGAACTGGCGGCCAAGACCGAGACCCTGATGGTGCAGAGCCAGACCCTGGCTGGGCACGTGACGGACATCCGGCTCGGCTGCGAGATCGCGGTGATCGAAACCTTCGCCTGGCAGATCCTGAACCTGTTGAAGGTGCGCGATCCGCTCAGCGACAATGTCCACCTGTCGAAGCCGGCGATGGCCGGTTTCGCCCTGAGCGGCATCGCCGGCTTCCTGTGGCGCCGCGCCACCGGCAGCGCGCCGTTGTCCCGATCGACGCCCCGCGCATGA
- the eutC gene encoding ethanolamine ammonia-lyase subunit EutC, with the protein MTLPSRPPRTLDDLKALTPARVALGRVGGGLPTRALLDFTLDHARARDAVHAPFDAERLASDLAGLGLTPILVTSQVADRGDYLKRPDLGRLLDAASETRLAERQQPPCDMVLVIGDGLSPAAVNAHAAGLVRGLLPRLAEAGIGLGPAVVAGGARVALGDRIGALLNVRMVVVLIGERPGLSAPHSLGAYLTFAPKPGLTDAERNCVSNIHAAGLSYDEAAFKIAWLARAGLARGVTGVALKDDSGRPSQIAGPGPVASSRA; encoded by the coding sequence ATGACTTTGCCATCGCGCCCGCCGCGGACGCTGGACGATCTCAAGGCGCTGACCCCGGCGCGGGTGGCGCTGGGCCGCGTTGGCGGCGGCCTTCCGACCCGTGCACTGCTGGATTTCACCCTCGATCACGCCCGCGCCCGCGACGCGGTGCATGCGCCGTTCGATGCGGAACGGCTCGCCTCCGATCTGGCCGGCCTCGGCCTCACACCGATCCTGGTGACCAGCCAGGTCGCCGACCGCGGCGATTATCTGAAACGCCCCGATCTCGGCCGGTTGCTCGATGCTGCCTCGGAGACGCGTTTGGCGGAGCGCCAGCAACCGCCCTGCGACATGGTGCTGGTGATCGGCGACGGGCTGTCGCCGGCCGCCGTCAACGCCCATGCCGCAGGCCTGGTGCGCGGGTTGCTGCCGCGGCTGGCGGAGGCGGGGATCGGCCTTGGGCCGGCGGTGGTGGCAGGCGGTGCCCGCGTTGCGCTTGGCGATCGCATCGGCGCCTTGCTGAATGTGCGAATGGTGGTGGTGCTGATCGGCGAGCGGCCCGGTCTGTCGGCGCCGCACAGTCTCGGCGCCTACCTGACCTTTGCGCCCAAGCCCGGCCTGACCGATGCCGAACGCAATTGCGTCTCCAACATCCATGCCGCCGGGCTGAGCTACGACGAGGCCGCCTTCAAGATCGCCTGGCTGGCGCGCGCGGGCCTCGCCCGCGGCGTCACCGGCGTGGCGCTGAAGGACGACAGCGGACGACCGTCGCAGATTGCCGGTCCTGGCCCGGTTGCGAGCTCAAGGGCCTGA
- a CDS encoding efflux RND transporter permease subunit codes for MHDKNSRDADLSPSGRRSLSIAFGLERIGLIAVKAPVLSCIILLALVVGAIFGIQRIKIDDSLSQLFRSDSKEYRQYEEVTKRFPSSEFDVLVVVEGKTLLERQNLEKVRDLVTDLQLVDGVRGLISLFSARQAPAPGKLPAALFPSELPEGAAYDKFIETVKNNEIIRGKLLSDDGTLALVVLSLDPAVVSNNKLSKAVGEIRKIMNDDLADSGLTKQLSGVPVMQLEIRNAVERDGLIYNVAGILAGCLIAIIFFRKVSFMIVAAFPPLLAILLALGALGWAGFSLNMFLNVMTPLIMVISFADSMQLTFAARDRLIAGEDKYSAFKNAVLVVGPACVLTHATAGISFLALQFSDSDLIRAFGEAGLAATVIALLAVLSLVPVFGVLLVRNEKVFAAKFQTADAGVNALRSFCYWIAVRMVGRPGLFSLISVVLVGGLAVIYANLEPRYRLADQVPDKEQAVAASGRLDAKLTGANPIDVLIEFPKGETLYSPQTLQTIADVHSMVEKSAGVGNVWSLETLRRWLAEKAGSNDVATLKEYVSLLPEHLVRRFISADQMAVVVSGRVPDLDSSAILPVVDKLDSQLNDIRKKHPGYEIAVTGLSAIAARNSAGMIEKLNHGLTIEFGLVAIFIGLAFRSWVVMFACILPGIFPVVLSGTVLWLLGEGLQFASVVALTVSFGLGLSATIHFLNRLRLEDTPGTDPAIAVERATVLVGPALILTTVVLACGLVVTVFSDLPSLRLFGWLSAFAMVAALFADLFILRPTAMWLINLQQKISGTSVLAKPAE; via the coding sequence ATGCACGACAAGAATTCCCGCGACGCCGATCTCTCTCCATCGGGTCGCCGGTCGCTGAGCATCGCCTTCGGGCTGGAGCGCATCGGCCTGATTGCGGTCAAGGCGCCGGTGCTGTCCTGCATTATCCTGCTGGCGCTGGTGGTCGGCGCCATCTTCGGCATCCAGCGCATCAAGATCGACGATTCGCTGAGCCAGCTGTTCCGCTCCGACAGCAAGGAATATCGGCAGTACGAGGAAGTGACGAAGCGCTTTCCGTCCAGCGAGTTCGACGTGCTGGTGGTGGTCGAGGGCAAGACCCTGCTGGAACGGCAGAACCTCGAGAAGGTGCGCGACCTCGTCACCGATCTGCAGCTGGTCGACGGCGTGCGCGGGCTGATCTCGCTGTTCTCGGCGCGCCAGGCGCCGGCGCCCGGCAAGCTGCCGGCGGCGCTGTTCCCGTCGGAATTGCCGGAAGGGGCCGCCTACGACAAATTCATCGAGACGGTGAAGAACAACGAGATCATCCGCGGCAAATTGCTGTCCGATGACGGCACGCTGGCCCTTGTGGTGCTGTCGCTCGATCCGGCGGTGGTCAGCAACAACAAGCTGAGCAAGGCCGTCGGCGAGATCCGCAAGATCATGAACGACGATCTGGCCGACAGTGGGCTGACCAAGCAGCTCTCCGGCGTGCCGGTGATGCAGCTCGAGATCCGCAACGCGGTCGAGCGCGACGGCCTGATCTACAACGTCGCCGGCATTCTCGCCGGCTGCCTGATCGCCATCATCTTCTTCCGCAAGGTGTCGTTCATGATCGTGGCGGCATTCCCGCCGCTCCTGGCGATCCTGCTGGCGCTGGGCGCGCTGGGCTGGGCCGGCTTCAGCCTCAACATGTTCCTCAACGTGATGACGCCGCTGATCATGGTGATCAGCTTCGCGGATTCCATGCAGCTGACCTTCGCGGCGCGCGACCGGCTGATTGCGGGCGAGGACAAGTATTCGGCGTTCAAGAACGCGGTCCTGGTGGTCGGCCCGGCCTGCGTGCTGACCCACGCCACCGCCGGCATTTCCTTTCTCGCCTTGCAGTTCTCCGATTCGGATCTGATCCGCGCCTTCGGCGAGGCGGGTCTCGCCGCCACCGTCATTGCGCTGCTGGCGGTGCTGTCGCTGGTGCCGGTGTTCGGCGTGCTGCTGGTACGCAACGAAAAGGTGTTTGCCGCCAAGTTCCAGACCGCCGACGCCGGCGTCAACGCGCTACGCTCCTTCTGTTACTGGATCGCGGTGCGTATGGTCGGCCGTCCGGGCCTGTTCAGCCTGATCTCGGTCGTTCTCGTCGGCGGCCTGGCTGTCATCTATGCCAATCTGGAACCGCGTTATCGCCTCGCTGACCAGGTGCCGGACAAGGAGCAGGCGGTGGCCGCCTCCGGTCGTCTCGATGCCAAGCTGACGGGCGCCAATCCGATCGACGTGTTGATCGAGTTCCCCAAGGGCGAGACGCTGTATTCGCCGCAGACCCTGCAGACCATCGCCGACGTGCATTCGATGGTGGAGAAGTCGGCTGGCGTCGGCAATGTCTGGTCGCTGGAAACGCTGCGCCGCTGGCTGGCTGAAAAGGCGGGCAGTAACGACGTGGCGACGCTGAAGGAATATGTCAGCCTGCTCCCCGAACATCTGGTGCGGCGCTTCATCTCCGCCGATCAGATGGCGGTGGTGGTGTCCGGCCGGGTACCGGACCTCGATTCAAGCGCGATCCTGCCGGTGGTCGACAAGCTCGACAGCCAGTTGAACGACATCCGCAAGAAGCATCCCGGCTACGAAATCGCGGTGACCGGCCTGTCGGCGATCGCGGCGCGCAATTCCGCTGGCATGATCGAGAAGCTCAACCACGGCCTGACCATCGAATTCGGGCTGGTGGCGATCTTCATCGGATTGGCGTTCCGCTCCTGGGTGGTCATGTTCGCCTGCATCCTGCCCGGCATCTTCCCGGTGGTGCTGTCGGGCACGGTGCTGTGGCTGCTCGGGGAGGGGCTGCAATTTGCCAGCGTGGTGGCCCTCACGGTGTCGTTCGGCCTCGGCCTCAGCGCCACCATCCACTTCCTCAACCGCCTGCGGTTGGAAGATACGCCCGGCACCGATCCCGCGATCGCGGTGGAGCGGGCCACCGTGCTGGTCGGGCCGGCGCTGATCCTGACCACGGTGGTGCTGGCCTGCGGCCTCGTCGTCACGGTGTTTTCGGATCTGCCGTCACTGCGGCTGTTCGGCTGGCTCTCGGCCTTCGCCATGGTCGCGGCCCTGTTCGCCGACCTTTTCATCCTGCGTCCGACCGCAATGTGGCTGATCAACCTGCAGCAGAAGATTTCCGGGACGTCCGTGCTGGCCAAGCCGGCGGAGTAG